In Pungitius pungitius chromosome 2, fPunPun2.1, whole genome shotgun sequence, a single window of DNA contains:
- the LOC119211211 gene encoding ETS-related transcription factor Elf-2-like produces MTSVVVSDGGGNVVEYVTVVEELQQCEQPNTEEEEEEEEVVEQEIEAVIVEGEEEVEEDVEEEEEEEEGVLLQEEGCPAVIVEEVASAQVEECYSAQVVVYDDEMYLMQDVADEQEVVTEVAETVEMSGHDMVCFDKTFEAAEALLHMESPGGMHHERNTEDVMMETVVEVSTECGAIEEESFPIPPDCEPTVKRKRGGGRKPKTSQPASNGSFELGIKKRPRESKGNTTYLWEFLLELLQDKNTCPRYIKWMQREKGIFKLVDSKAVSKLWGKHKNKPDMNYETMGRALRYYYQRGILAKVEGQRLAYQFKEMPQNIRVIDDDDDGEEVEDGEGVVSGTLPTQQHAAGLGTHSPTATQPQPTYVTVIPSNAGSRPLRAMPVVMTNSLGQMTLNSSSILTTATGFPVTLGNASAGAPPKLVIQAMPTMLPAGSKAGEKITIITIPASQLATLMQANPSGQMAQFFQPKQAGGAPTFQLTAGRPTQHLILAKPAAVAQQLPQQPVRLNMPQLAPPKTPSPASKPPSSQPEAAQLEAAAVEAPPAESASS; encoded by the exons ATGACCTCTGTGGTGGTGTCAGATGGTGGAGGAAACGTAGTGGAGTATGTCACCGTGGTGGAGGAGCTCCAGCAG TGTGAGCAGCCGaacactgaggaggaggaagaggaggaggaagtggtaGAGCAGGAAATTGAGGCAGTGATCGTGGAAggtgaagaggaggtggaggaagatgtggaggaggaggaggaggaggaggagggcgtgttgctgcaggaggagggctGTCCAGCCGTCATCGTGGAGGAAGTGGCCAGCGCCCAGGTGGAGGAGTGCTACTCGGCACAGGTCGTGGTCTACGATGACGAGATGTACCTGATGCAGGACGTGGCCGATGAGCAGGAGGTGGTGACGGAGGTGGCTGAGACCG TGGAGATGTCCGGTCACGACATGGTGTGTTTTGACAAAACCTTCGAAGCAGCCGAGGCTCTCCTCCACATGGAGTCACCTGGAGGAATGCACCATGAGCGCAACACAG AGGACGTGATGATGGAGACGGTGGTGGAGGTCTCTACAGAGTGCGGAGCCATCGAGGAGGAGTCCTTCCCCATCCCTCCTGACTGTGAACCCActgtgaagaggaagagaggag gtggaCGCAAGCCCAAGACGAGCCAGCCCGCCTCCAACGGCTCCTTTGAGCTGGGCATTAAGAAGAGGCCGAGAGAGAGCAAAG GCAACACAACGTATCTGTGGGAGTtcttgctggagctgctgcaggacaagaaCACCTGCCCCAGGTACATCAAGTGGATGCAGAGGGAGAAGGGCATCTTCAAGCTGGTCGACTCCAAGGCTGTGTCCAAGCTGTGGGGGAAGCACAAGAACAAGCCCGACATGAACTACGAGACCATGGGCCGAGCCCTGAG gtatTACTACCAGCGCGGCATTCTGGCCAAAGTGGAGGGGCAGCGGCTGGCCTACCAGTTCAAAGAGATGCCCCAGAACATCCGGGTGatcgacgacgacgatgacggcgaggaggtggaggacggcGAGGGCGTGGTCTCTGGCACGCTGCCGACCCAGCAGCATGCCGCCGGGCTGGGCACCCACTCTCCCACCGCCACCCAGCCTCAGCCGACCTACGTCACAGTCATCCCCAGCAACGCTGGCAGCAG gccTCTCCGAGCCATGCCAGTGGTCATGACCAACTCTCTAGGTCAGATGACCTTGAACTCCTCCTCAATCCTCACTACGGCGACGGGGTTCCCGGTAACGTTGGGCAACGCCTCTGCCGGTGCTCCCCCTAAACTGGTCATCCAGGCCATGCCCACCATGCTGCCCGCCGGCTCCAAAGCCGGAGAGAagatcaccatcatcaccatcccGGCCAGCCAGCTCGCCACGTTAATGCAGGCCAACCCGTCGGGACAGATGGCGCAGTTCTTCCAGCCCAAGCAGGCCGGCGGCGCCCCCACCTTTCAGCTGACGGCAGGCCGGCCCACACAGCACCTCATCCTGGCCAAGCCGGCGGCGGTGGCCCAGCAACTGCCACAGCAGCCTGTACGACTAAACATGCCCCAACTCGCCCCACCCAAAACCCCCTCCCCGGCCTCAAAGCCCCCCAGCAGTCAGCCCGAAGCAGCACAGTTGGAGGCAGCAGCAGTCGAGGCTCCACCAGCAGAAAGCGCCTCTTCTTGA